GCCGGTCAACAACGCCGGCGGTAACCGAGTCAACCGCGCCCGTCGGCAGGTAGTAAAACATTTTCATGATGTTCAGCCCGTTCGCCGCGGTAATGTACCACGGAATGCGGACGGCGTAAATCACGTCGGAGAATTCCGCCCGTTTTGTGGTGGCAAATTCCGCGCCCAGAATTGAATTGGGCTCGGTAACCCCGTAAAGCGCGGCCCTGTTGCCGATATAGCCTCCGTCGCCGAAGGTAAATTCATCCTCCAGCCATAGCGCGCGAGCGGGCTGGGCGCAAAGCGTTAAAAGCGGGATAAGCAAAAACGTTCGTAAATTGGCTGCCATACAATCCTCTGCGGTTCTCCACTGCGGTATTTATAATGAATAGATTACCAAAGAACGCCGGAATTTAAAAGCCCATTGCGCGCCCGCAAAAAAGCCCGCCTGTTTCCCAGGCGGGCTTTTACGGGAAACGCGAAACTTAATTCAGCGGCAGGCGATCGGCTTCGATCAGCCCGTTGCCCTGTTCGGTCGGCTTGAGGTTAAGCGAAACCGACGCCGCCTTGAGCATTGCCACCACTTCATCCGGCGTTTTCGCTCCGGCCGCCACGGCCAGCGCCGCCAGACCGGCAGCATGGGGAGACGCCATCGAAGTGCCGCTCATCGTCTTGTAACCGCCGCCCCTGTAGGTGGAGTAGATATTCACTCCGGGCGTGATGAACTGGATAAGGTCGCCGCGGTTGGAAAAATAGGCGATCTTGTCTTTGTTGTCGGACGCGGCAATGGCGATCGCGCCTTTGTTCGCCGCGGGATAACCCACCGAGCCGCCGTCATTGCCTGCGGCGCAGACCACCGTAACGCCCGCCGCATAAGCCGCCGCCACGAGCTTTTCGATGGCTTCGCTGTTTTGCGAGGAACCGAGACTCATGTTGATGACCTGCATCCTGTTGGCCACCGCCCACTGAATGCCGTTGGCCACGGTGCTGTAGCTGCCGCTGCCGTCCGCGCCGAGCACTTTGACCGCGTAAAGCCGCGCGTTGGGCGCCACGCCGGTCGCGCTGGCGCTTTTGAGTGAGCCCGCGATCGTGCCCGCCACATGAGTGCCGTGCCCCTGATCGTCGTCGGCGGAAATGGAACTGTCAATAGCGTTGAAACTGCCGGCGATATTGTCCGCAAGATCCGGATGATCCAGATCAATGCCGGTGTCAATAACCGCCACAGTAACGCCCGCGCCGGTGTTGGCTGTCCATACCCGGTCAGCCTTGACGCGCGCAATGCCCCAGGGAATCTGGGCTTTGCCGGCTTTTGCCGGCGCACCGGAAAAAGCCTCTTTCGCTTTCGGCACGTCAACCGCGATCTTCCGGGTTTTGGTGACGAGGCGGCCCATGTCCGCAGAACCGGCCAGCTCTTCCAGCGTGACGCCGCTAATCCAGTTGACTAC
This genomic window from Elusimicrobiaceae bacterium contains:
- a CDS encoding S8 family peptidase — protein: MKRFIKLMIAALFFAGTAVQAQDGVRKIVFFRDGIRAANRAQVVKDIGGEITYDLHLINAAAVVIPADSALRLQTDIKTKKGGVVVGMEDDRVVNWISGVTLEELAGSADMGRLVTKTRKIAVDVPKAKEAFSGAPAKAGKAQIPWGIARVKADRVWTANTGAGVTVAVIDTGIDLDHPDLADNIAGSFNAIDSSISADDDQGHGTHVAGTIAGSLKSASATGVAPNARLYAVKVLGADGSGSYSTVANGIQWAVANRMQVINMSLGSSQNSEAIEKLVAAAYAAGVTVVCAAGNDGGSVGYPAANKGAIAIAASDNKDKIAYFSNRGDLIQFITPGVNIYSTYRGGGYKTMSGTSMASPHAAGLAALAVAAGAKTPDEVVAMLKAASVSLNLKPTEQGNGLIEADRLPLN